Proteins from a genomic interval of Gemmatimonadaceae bacterium:
- a CDS encoding DEAD/DEAH box helicase — MSAPLLLDADAPTRPRLALRPYQRLAIDAAYQWHATNEGNCLLVVPTGGGKSLIMGTLAAEAVSGGARVCVIAHRKELIEQNWKALQHAGLKALDCGIISGQLGRKDRATPATVASIQTLARAPFNYGPFDLLLIDEAHLVPRSEDTAYRKVLEAFRTKNPNVRTIGLTATPYRLDSGRLDTGEGRVFHEVAYEISIQTLLDGGYLAPLISKATLTRYDVTGVAMRGGEYVAEALQSAVDDPATTAAIVEELARLGADRRRWLVFCVGVAHAEHMAEALTAAGFPAAAVHGGLSAHERSARLGALRNGTLRVLTNCDVLTTGYDEPSIDLLALCRPTASTGLHVQMLGRGFRTAPGKTDCIAEGQLILTDSGLVPIEQVTPQMRVWDGVEFVTHAGVIARGEQEVIEYAGLTATPDHRVWTTEGWKSLGQCAIEQVAIAVTGIGRTPVREVDRVFRRGVARVDEGTLAHSMCRMRHGSDEGVHEPDAWNRGMSVVREAPSRSEVASHASDRRKAAVHQSKGSAVRGLWGTWDSIRVCVADGDGSMGDGSPWLASGFAAGSDQQRRAIRSRQSPVGDARTESAEHTQAVAGRYARVYDILNCGPRRRFTAAGLLVHNCLVLDFSGNCLTHGPVDAVRVRDPKKRGKQEAPAKECPTCQEIVGTATRTCPRCGHAFPPPAPPQLAPAALLAPVMSTEKLPPRWVDVTRVEYALHRSKDPAKTIPTLRVDYFFHFQLVASEYICVEHVGFARDKAAAWWADHLGGPCPRTVAEALEAAPGLEVPIAIALERDGRYERVVNWRYVEAPAAPSADRNCVFCARWDDLLQTCAHWNATPPDDVRAVGCEAFQSLADEPLPF; from the coding sequence ATGAGCGCGCCACTGTTGCTCGACGCGGACGCGCCGACGCGCCCCCGGCTCGCCCTGCGACCGTACCAGCGCTTGGCCATCGACGCCGCCTACCAGTGGCACGCCACCAACGAGGGCAACTGTCTCCTCGTGGTCCCCACCGGCGGCGGCAAGTCGCTCATCATGGGCACGCTCGCGGCCGAAGCCGTGAGCGGCGGCGCGCGCGTCTGTGTCATCGCGCACCGCAAGGAACTCATCGAGCAGAACTGGAAGGCGCTGCAGCACGCCGGCCTGAAGGCGCTCGACTGCGGGATCATTTCCGGCCAGCTCGGCCGGAAAGATCGCGCCACGCCGGCGACCGTCGCGTCGATCCAGACCCTCGCGCGCGCGCCGTTCAACTACGGCCCGTTTGACCTACTGCTGATCGATGAGGCGCATCTCGTGCCCCGCTCCGAGGACACCGCGTACCGCAAGGTGCTCGAGGCCTTCCGCACGAAGAACCCGAACGTCCGCACCATCGGGCTCACCGCCACGCCGTACCGCTTGGATAGCGGGCGGTTGGACACCGGCGAGGGCCGCGTCTTCCACGAGGTCGCGTACGAGATCAGCATCCAGACCCTGCTCGATGGCGGGTATCTGGCGCCGCTGATCTCCAAGGCCACGCTCACCCGCTACGACGTCACCGGCGTCGCGATGCGCGGCGGGGAGTACGTGGCGGAGGCGTTGCAGTCGGCCGTCGACGATCCCGCGACGACGGCCGCCATCGTCGAGGAGCTCGCGCGCCTGGGCGCGGATCGCCGCCGCTGGCTCGTGTTCTGTGTCGGCGTCGCGCATGCCGAGCACATGGCGGAGGCGCTTACCGCGGCGGGCTTCCCCGCGGCCGCCGTCCACGGCGGGCTCTCGGCGCACGAGCGCAGTGCCCGGCTCGGGGCGCTGCGCAACGGCACGCTCCGCGTGCTCACGAACTGCGACGTGCTCACCACGGGGTATGATGAACCCAGCATCGACCTCCTCGCCCTCTGCCGGCCAACGGCGTCGACGGGCCTGCACGTGCAGATGCTCGGCCGCGGATTTCGCACCGCGCCGGGGAAGACGGACTGCATTGCAGAAGGCCAGCTCATCCTCACGGACAGCGGCCTTGTACCCATCGAACAGGTGACGCCGCAGATGCGGGTGTGGGATGGCGTCGAATTTGTCACCCATGCGGGCGTTATCGCTCGCGGCGAACAGGAGGTCATCGAGTATGCCGGACTTACCGCAACCCCGGATCACCGCGTCTGGACGACGGAAGGCTGGAAGAGCCTTGGGCAGTGTGCCATCGAACAAGTTGCCATCGCTGTTACCGGAATTGGTCGGACGCCAGTTCGGGAAGTTGATCGTGTCTTCCGGAGAGGTGTTGCGCGAGTCGACGAAGGCACGCTTGCACACTCGATGTGCCGTATGCGGCACGGAAGCGACGAAGGAGTACACGAGCCTGATGCGTGGAACCGCGGGATGTCGGTCGTGCGCGAAGCCCCGAGTCGTTCCGAAGTGGCTTCTCATGCGAGCGATCGCCGCAAAGCAGCGGTGCACCAATCCAAAGGATCGGCGGTTCGCGGACTATGGGGGACGTGGGATTCGATTCGAGTTTGCGTCGCCGACGGCGATGGGTCGATGGGTGATGGATCACCTTGGCTTGCATCCGGATTTGCAGCTGGATCGGATCAACAACGAAGGGCCATACGGTCCAGGCAATCTCCGGTGGGCGACGCCAGAACAGAATCAGCGGAACACACGCAAGCAGTCGCGGGCCGCTACGCGCGCGTCTACGACATCCTGAACTGTGGACCGCGCCGTCGCTTCACTGCGGCGGGGCTGCTCGTGCACAACTGCTTGGTTTTGGACTTTAGCGGCAACTGCCTCACGCACGGGCCGGTCGATGCCGTGCGTGTCCGCGATCCCAAGAAACGCGGCAAGCAGGAGGCGCCGGCCAAGGAATGCCCGACGTGCCAGGAGATCGTTGGCACCGCGACGCGGACGTGTCCCCGGTGTGGCCACGCGTTTCCGCCCCCGGCGCCCCCCCAGCTCGCGCCGGCGGCGTTACTCGCGCCGGTGATGTCGACGGAGAAGCTCCCGCCGCGCTGGGTCGACGTCACGCGCGTCGAGTATGCGTTGCACCGCTCCAAGGATCCCGCGAAGACGATCCCGACGCTCCGGGTGGACTACTTCTTCCACTTCCAGCTCGTCGCGTCCGAGTACATCTGCGTCGAGCACGTCGGCTTCGCGCGCGACAAGGCTGCGGCATGGTGGGCCGACCATCTGGGCGGCCCGTGCCCGCGCACGGTGGCGGAGGCCCTTGAGGCCGCGCCGGGGTTGGAAGTCCCGATCGCGATCGCGCTGGAGCGCGATGGGCGCTACGAGCGCGTGGTGAATTGGCGCTACGTCGAGGCGCCCGCCGCGCCGTCTGCGGATCGGAACTGTGTGTTTTGCGCGCGCTGGGATGACCTGCTGCAGACCTGTGCCCACTGGAATGCCACGCCGCCGGACGATGTCCGGGCGGTCGGGTGTGAGGCGTTCCAGTCCCTTGCTGACGAACCCCTCCCCTTCTGA
- a CDS encoding mechanosensitive ion channel family protein, whose translation MWTAALAVGLTAATAQAQLGLAPRRPIADTAAVAVSPASPRAAVQAYLRLAEANDWTGAADFLAVPASERERAPALAKRLKSVIDQRLALDVRTLSPLAAGDTTDGDLTGDRLGVILSPNGREDVLRLVRIGADPSRWVLASTSVGNIDAWYESLGAPWLRDRLPRSLQREGPLNVYYWQWLGLAIIIPTLVLLAWLLGAVLRNVLGRLAARTVTDWDDLLLENLRGPFRLWAAALVAEPLLSLLQLNPRVAAFVSASTRGLLLIALFWALLRIIRLAQLRIERAADASGQGAQARTLVPLFGNILRVTVAVIALLVALAQFGYPVGTLLAGLGIGGIAVALAAQKTVEHLFGSVSLAADHAFRVGDWVRAGTTEGEVQRIGLRSTSIRTIDRTVVRVPNGRLADERIETFGERDRILFRTDLDVPYDTTPEQLAQIRDDIEAALRAQPLIWPDTVRVHIVAFTDSAVRFNIVSWFRTTEWNQFLRIRHDLFLEFMRIVRGRGTTFAFPSRVVYHVTGKDGDGRVPSVSPVDG comes from the coding sequence ATGTGGACTGCCGCCCTCGCCGTGGGGCTCACCGCGGCGACGGCTCAGGCACAGCTCGGGCTCGCCCCGCGCCGCCCCATCGCCGACACCGCTGCCGTGGCGGTGTCGCCCGCCTCCCCGCGCGCGGCCGTGCAGGCGTACCTGCGCCTCGCCGAGGCCAATGACTGGACCGGCGCCGCGGATTTCCTGGCGGTTCCGGCGTCGGAGCGCGAGCGGGCCCCCGCGCTCGCCAAGCGCCTCAAATCCGTCATCGATCAGCGCCTCGCGCTCGATGTGCGCACCCTCTCGCCGCTCGCGGCGGGTGATACCACCGACGGCGATCTTACCGGCGACCGTCTCGGCGTGATCCTCAGCCCCAATGGCCGCGAGGATGTCCTGCGCCTCGTGCGCATCGGGGCAGATCCCTCGCGCTGGGTGCTCGCCAGCACCAGTGTGGGCAACATCGACGCCTGGTACGAATCGCTTGGCGCGCCGTGGCTGCGCGATCGGCTCCCGCGCTCGCTGCAGCGCGAAGGGCCGCTCAACGTGTATTACTGGCAGTGGCTCGGGCTGGCCATCATCATCCCCACGCTGGTGTTGCTCGCGTGGCTGCTGGGGGCGGTGCTGCGCAACGTGCTCGGGCGCCTCGCGGCCCGCACGGTCACCGATTGGGATGATCTGCTGCTCGAGAATCTGCGCGGGCCCTTCCGGTTGTGGGCCGCGGCGCTGGTCGCCGAGCCGCTCCTCTCGCTCTTGCAGCTCAATCCGCGCGTCGCCGCCTTTGTGTCGGCGTCCACGCGCGGCCTGCTGCTCATCGCGCTCTTCTGGGCCCTGCTCCGGATCATCCGGCTCGCGCAGCTGCGCATCGAACGCGCGGCCGATGCGAGCGGGCAGGGGGCGCAGGCCCGCACGCTGGTGCCGCTGTTCGGCAACATCCTGCGCGTGACGGTCGCCGTCATCGCGCTGCTCGTGGCGCTCGCGCAGTTCGGGTATCCCGTGGGTACGCTACTCGCCGGTCTCGGGATCGGCGGTATCGCCGTGGCCCTCGCCGCGCAGAAGACCGTCGAGCACCTCTTTGGCAGCGTAAGCCTCGCCGCCGACCACGCCTTCCGCGTGGGGGACTGGGTGCGCGCCGGCACCACCGAAGGCGAAGTGCAACGCATCGGGTTGCGCAGCACGAGCATTCGGACGATCGATCGCACCGTCGTGCGCGTCCCGAATGGGCGACTCGCCGACGAACGCATCGAGACGTTTGGTGAACGCGACCGCATTCTGTTCCGTACCGATCTCGACGTGCCCTACGATACGACGCCGGAGCAGCTCGCGCAGATTCGCGATGACATTGAAGCGGCGCTGCGCGCTCAGCCGCTCATCTGGCCGGACACCGTGCGCGTGCACATCGTGGCGTTCACCGATTCGGCCGTGCGCTTCAATATCGTGAGCTGGTTCCGCACCACCGAATGGAACCAGTTCCTCCGCATCCGCCATGACCTGTTTCTGGAGTTCATGCGGATTGTCCGCGGGCGCGGTACCACCTTCGCCTTCCCATCGCGCGTGGTCTACCACGTGACCGGCAAGGATGGCGATGGTCGCGTGCCCAGCGTCTCGCCGGTGGACGGCTAG